A portion of the Lolium rigidum isolate FL_2022 chromosome 1, APGP_CSIRO_Lrig_0.1, whole genome shotgun sequence genome contains these proteins:
- the LOC124664623 gene encoding uncharacterized protein LOC124664623, with protein MEFRFRAGDRGPSSSASADSPPAPLSHPRDGYFGGQGVQGARIPDNAPHPLRQPGPLPPPPPSTEWEAARREGIIQMEVRRRLIEEEVRREFEAKGDLAFARGGFLPDPFFPPGHLMPPPMHPPPHALPPMPFDQLGAWHGFNQFGPRPQAGFGERMPFHCEERRLSPPRPKPKHKLQLLEIEPSGRPEVCRMKRKADTIVGPTVPKNVPKKVQKLTKDWSCALCQVSATCEAGLNEHLEGKKHKAKFAQCGTSKVITDIKDNLRKITGNKSGIEPCDEPKKICILVDGELHEVVQKNNYLWCDRCKVRCDSNVTMAGHLRSKKHNKRNKVWSSIEAVRMDTKINEGLSSPCESKVNTNDSTETQTLIKGNIDMAIQVEECGLVENPVEIEKESTSMASEVESINMANRSVETPVETMMESTDMTNDARHLLPTEE; from the exons ATGGAGTTCCGCTTCCGCGCCGGCGACCGCGGGCCCTCCTCGTCCGCCTCCGCCGATTCCCCGCCGGCACCGCTCTCTCACCCCCGCGACGGCTACTTCGGTGGTCAAGGCGTTCAAGGCGCCCGAATCCCTGACAACGCTCCCCATCCCCTCCGCCAACCAGggcctctgccgccgccgccgccatcgaccgagtgggaggcggcgcggcgggaaggCATTATCCAGATGGAGGTGCGGCGGCGTCTCATCGAGGAGGAGGTGCGCCGCGAGTTCGAGGCCAAGGGCGACCTCGCCTTCGCCCGCGGCGGGTTCCTGCCCGACCCGTTCTTCCCTCCCGGCCACCTCATGCCGCCGCCGATGCATCCGCCCCCGCACGCGCTGCCGCCGATGCCTTTCGACCAGCTTGGAGCCTGGCATGGCTTCAACCAGTTTGGGCCTCGCCCGCAAGCCGGGTTTGGGGAAAGGATGCCGTTCCACTGTGAGGAGAGGAGGTTGTCtccgccgcggccgaagccgaagCATAAGCTCCAGCTGCTTGAGATCGAGCCCTCCGGGAGACCTGAGGTGTGT aggatgaagaggaaggcaGATACAATTGTTGGACCCACTGTACCTAAGAATGTACCAAAGAAAGTACAGAAACTAACCAAGGACTGGAGCTGTGCACTATGCCAAGTGAGTGCAACTTGTGAAGCTGGACTTAATGAGCATCTTGAAGGGAAAAAACATAAGGCAAAGTTCGCCCAGTGTGGAACAAGCAAGGTGATAACTGATATCAAAGACAACTTGCGGAAGATCACCGGGAATAAGAGTGGAATAGAACCTTGCGATGAACCTAAAAAAATATGCATActggtagatggagagttgcatgaAGTTGTTCAGAAGAACAACTACCTGTGGTGTGATCGCTGCAAAGTCAGGTGCGATAGCAATGTGACCATGGCTGGCCATTTGCGGAGCAAGAAGCACAATAAACGAAACAAGGTTTGGTCATCGATAGAGGCTGTGAGGATGGATACCAAAATCAacgaaggtttgagctctccttgTGAAAGTAAGGTAAATACAAATGACTCTACTGAAACTCAAACCCTAATTAAGGGCAACATAGACATGGCCATCCAAGTTGAGGAATGTGGCCTTGTAGAAAATCCAGTGGAAATTGAGAAAGAAAGCACAAGCATGGCCAGTGAGGTAGAAAGTATAAACATGGCCAATAGATCTGTGGAAACTCCTGTTGAAACTATGATGGAAAGCACGGACATGACAAATGATGCGAGGCATCTTTTGCCAACAGAGGAGTGA